One window from the genome of Streptococcus salivarius encodes:
- a CDS encoding CshA/CshB family fibrillar adhesin-related protein, translating to MGKDLFNDSISRFSIRKLNVGVCSVLLGTLVMVGTASQVSADETANLVQAGDVASTTATVSDETSSQNAVATQASTEVANLLSSYETNSQSQTVSNASAATSETSTTQASSETTSQAASSTSASTAASTTSVADSTSVGNTTGVSTTASVTSASSETPASETASEAQGVDVQAEASTTNALSSGAEASAVEQPVVTAETSGRRRTRRALGDANDPNLIGDDVEDATSTPKVEKPTEFSKINAKELVKQINWLDFGDTTAWTNTTTSKDGRTALQVGSTYTKEIMPGYIVNIKVKSLKPFQATEIYKNRMEAQGATEAEKATYDPNAKNGYIGTIGDPTTRAAFANREEALVVADAQNRWTEIRQEGIDTGSKRTTISSEYNGANIGVQFEISATFRGKSVKPAVVAADGESANPGELVLFTTNGAGWKHIGEWKKASNTETYVVQDTHNYFDPANNYSRSKFVDVNGARISGLNLELLRNANEVGPDKKPVAWKYFGSPDQVTGGLGTGVFGPNVSASRFSVPLVMTQGASEVGLYIASSGKQSAMLGFFPLDEGDAPESYGKAQHSIGTVDGVTGTKLAQPYLGTVSPDMDENNANDWTGDDNTISADEGVDQIVPDNLKGQTNDMIKLDRTRPGTYTLDVEAHTDGAAKAYVYGWIDFNQNGTFDEDERSDLATVTKDGTVRLEFRNAKTMIDPSVTELGTRVRIASNQSDIENPTGLALSGEVEDFKTQITFPPKGERKETIDVQGATQTATVAFTAQGLSKYSRDKNAEIDQTVAPVIIDNRTKQVVNPKADGYYVIPGEGKYKITPNSNNVDIEFTPEDNFVGTASGISIRRTDDNGYTTDWVSKDKTLLPSINEVMDNMDGLYIPTVTPKNIEGEDKKSTDVQGASQTGTPEFALEGTNSNGEKVKITPDFDYPAKFVDPATGNVINDPVLTVEGEGIYYLDELTGKVTFVPEPGFTGIAKG from the coding sequence GTGGGTAAAGATTTATTTAATGATAGTATAAGTCGATTTTCGATTCGTAAGCTGAATGTAGGGGTTTGCTCCGTTCTTCTTGGAACTCTGGTTATGGTTGGTACTGCTAGTCAAGTATCTGCCGATGAAACAGCTAACCTAGTCCAAGCAGGAGATGTAGCTAGCACTACTGCTACAGTGAGTGATGAGACATCTTCTCAGAATGCTGTTGCTACTCAAGCTTCGACGGAAGTCGCAAATCTCTTATCAAGTTATGAGACTAATAGTCAGTCTCAAACCGTTTCAAATGCTAGCGCAGCTACTTCTGAAACGTCTACAACACAAGCTTCTAGTGAGACAACATCTCAAGCAGCTTCGTCAACGTCAGCAAGTACTGCAGCATCTACCACTAGTGTTGCTGACTCTACAAGTGTAGGCAATACTACGGGAGTTTCAACGACAGCCTCTGTTACATCAGCATCATCTGAGACACCTGCTTCAGAAACAGCATCTGAAGCACAAGGTGTGGACGTTCAAGCAGAAGCTTCTACAACGAATGCTCTTTCAAGTGGTGCCGAAGCATCTGCTGTAGAGCAACCTGTTGTAACAGCAGAAACTTCTGGTCGACGTCGTACACGTCGTGCCCTTGGTGATGCCAATGATCCAAACTTGATTGGTGATGATGTAGAAGACGCAACCTCAACTCCAAAAGTTGAAAAACCAACAGAATTTTCTAAAATTAATGCAAAAGAACTAGTTAAACAAATTAACTGGTTAGATTTTGGAGATACAACTGCTTGGACCAATACTACAACATCTAAAGACGGTAGAACAGCTCTTCAAGTAGGATCAACTTACACTAAAGAAATTATGCCTGGATATATAGTTAACATTAAGGTTAAGAGTCTTAAACCATTCCAAGCAACTGAAATTTATAAAAACCGTATGGAAGCACAAGGTGCTACAGAAGCTGAAAAAGCTACATATGATCCAAATGCAAAAAATGGATACATTGGAACTATTGGAGATCCTACAACTAGAGCAGCTTTCGCAAACAGAGAAGAAGCATTAGTAGTAGCAGACGCTCAAAATCGTTGGACTGAAATTCGTCAAGAAGGAATTGATACTGGTTCAAAACGAACAACAATTTCATCAGAGTATAATGGTGCGAATATCGGTGTTCAATTTGAGATTTCTGCAACATTCCGTGGTAAATCAGTAAAACCTGCAGTAGTAGCTGCTGATGGTGAGTCAGCTAACCCTGGTGAATTAGTGTTATTCACTACAAATGGTGCTGGTTGGAAACATATCGGAGAATGGAAAAAAGCTTCTAATACTGAAACGTATGTAGTTCAAGACACACACAATTATTTTGATCCCGCAAATAACTATAGTAGATCAAAATTTGTTGATGTAAATGGTGCTAGAATATCAGGACTAAACTTGGAATTACTTCGTAATGCTAATGAGGTTGGCCCAGATAAAAAACCAGTAGCGTGGAAATACTTTGGTAGTCCAGACCAAGTTACGGGTGGATTAGGAACTGGAGTTTTCGGACCGAACGTGTCTGCTAGCCGTTTTTCAGTACCTCTAGTTATGACTCAAGGAGCTTCAGAAGTGGGACTTTATATCGCATCATCAGGTAAACAATCTGCTATGCTTGGATTCTTCCCTCTTGATGAAGGAGACGCTCCAGAAAGTTATGGAAAAGCACAACACTCAATTGGAACGGTAGACGGTGTAACAGGTACAAAACTTGCTCAACCATACTTAGGAACTGTAAGTCCTGATATGGATGAAAATAACGCAAATGACTGGACAGGTGATGATAACACTATTTCTGCTGATGAAGGTGTTGATCAAATCGTACCTGATAACTTAAAAGGTCAAACTAATGATATGATTAAATTAGACCGTACTCGTCCAGGAACGTATACTTTAGATGTTGAAGCACATACTGATGGTGCTGCTAAAGCGTATGTTTACGGTTGGATCGACTTTAACCAAAATGGAACATTCGATGAGGATGAACGTTCTGACTTGGCAACTGTTACAAAAGATGGAACAGTTAGACTTGAATTCAGAAATGCAAAAACAATGATTGATCCAAGTGTTACTGAATTAGGTACACGTGTTCGTATTGCTAGTAATCAATCAGATATTGAAAACCCAACAGGTTTAGCTTTATCTGGAGAAGTAGAAGACTTTAAAACTCAAATTACTTTCCCTCCAAAAGGTGAACGTAAAGAAACAATCGATGTTCAAGGAGCGACACAAACAGCAACAGTTGCTTTCACGGCTCAAGGACTATCCAAGTACAGCCGTGATAAAAATGCAGAAATCGATCAAACTGTAGCTCCAGTTATTATTGATAATAGAACGAAACAAGTAGTAAATCCAAAAGCTGATGGATATTATGTAATACCAGGAGAAGGTAAATATAAAATTACTCCAAACAGTAATAACGTAGATATTGAATTTACTCCAGAAGATAACTTTGTAGGAACTGCGAGCGGTATAAGTATCCGTCGTACAGATGATAATGGTTATACAACTGATTGGGTTTCTAAAGATAAAACATTATTACCATCAATTAATGAAGTGATGGATAATATGGATGGTCTTTACATTCCAACAGTAACACCTAAAAATATCGAAGGGGAAGACAAGAAATCTACGGATGTTCAAGGAGCTAGTCAAACTGGTACGCCAGAATTCGCTCTTGAAGGAACAAATAGTAATGGTGAGAAAGTTAAAATCACACCTGATTTTGATTATCCGGCTAAGTTTGTCGATCCAGCGACTGGAAATGTCATCAATGATCCTGTTTTGACTGTAGAAGGAGAAGGAATTTACTATCTAGACGAGTTGACTGGCAAGGTTACTTTTGTACCAGAACCAGGATTTACTGGAATTGCCAAGGGGTAA
- the pyk gene encoding pyruvate kinase: MNKRVKIVATLGPAVEIRGGKKFGEDGYWGEKLDREASAKNIAQLIKEGANVFRFNFSHGDHAEQGERMDVVRMAEDLAGQKVGFLLDTKGPEIRTELFEGDAKEYAYKTGEQIRVATKQGIKSTRDVIALNVAGALDVFDDVEVGKQVLVDDGKLGLRVVDKDAEKREFIVDVENDGIIAKQKGVNIPYTKIPFPALAERDNADIRFGLEQGLNFIAISFVRTAKDVQEVRAICEETGNGHVQLLAKIENQQGIDNIDEIIEAADGIMIARGDMGIEVPFEMVPVYQKMIITKVNAAGKVVVTATNMLETMTEKPRATRSEVSDVFNAVIDGTDATMLSGESANGKYPVESVRTMATIDKNAQTLLKEYGRLDSSTFDRSTKTEVVASAVKDATNSMDIKLVVALTESGNTARLISKYRPEADILAVTFDEITQKSLMLNWGVIPVVTEKPSSTDDMFDVAEKVALESGLVESGDNIVIVAGVPVGTGGTNTMRIRTVK, encoded by the coding sequence ATGAATAAACGTGTAAAAATCGTTGCAACACTTGGTCCTGCGGTTGAAATCCGTGGCGGCAAAAAATTTGGTGAAGATGGTTACTGGGGTGAAAAACTTGACCGTGAAGCATCTGCTAAAAACATTGCTCAATTGATCAAGGAAGGTGCCAACGTTTTCCGTTTCAACTTCTCACATGGTGACCACGCTGAACAAGGTGAACGTATGGATGTCGTTCGTATGGCAGAAGACCTTGCTGGTCAAAAAGTAGGTTTCCTTCTTGATACAAAAGGACCTGAAATCCGTACTGAATTGTTCGAAGGTGATGCTAAAGAGTATGCATACAAAACTGGTGAACAAATTCGTGTTGCTACTAAACAAGGTATCAAATCAACTCGCGACGTTATCGCTTTGAACGTTGCAGGTGCACTTGACGTTTTTGACGATGTAGAAGTTGGTAAACAAGTTCTTGTCGATGATGGTAAACTTGGTCTTCGTGTTGTAGACAAAGATGCTGAAAAACGTGAATTCATCGTTGATGTTGAAAATGATGGTATCATCGCTAAACAAAAAGGTGTAAACATCCCTTACACTAAAATTCCTTTCCCAGCACTTGCTGAACGTGATAACGCTGATATCCGTTTTGGTCTTGAACAAGGTCTTAACTTTATCGCTATCTCATTCGTACGTACTGCAAAAGATGTACAAGAAGTTCGTGCTATCTGTGAAGAAACTGGTAATGGACACGTTCAATTGTTGGCTAAAATCGAAAACCAACAAGGTATCGATAACATTGATGAAATCATCGAAGCTGCTGACGGTATTATGATTGCTCGTGGTGACATGGGTATCGAAGTACCATTCGAAATGGTTCCAGTTTACCAAAAAATGATCATCACAAAAGTAAACGCTGCTGGTAAAGTTGTTGTTACAGCTACTAACATGCTTGAAACAATGACAGAAAAACCACGTGCAACTCGTTCTGAAGTATCTGACGTATTCAACGCAGTTATCGATGGTACAGATGCTACAATGCTTTCTGGTGAATCTGCAAATGGTAAATACCCAGTTGAATCAGTTCGTACAATGGCTACAATTGATAAAAACGCTCAAACTCTTCTTAAAGAGTATGGTCGTCTTGATTCATCAACATTTGACCGTTCAACTAAGACTGAAGTAGTTGCGTCTGCAGTTAAAGATGCTACTAACTCAATGGATATCAAACTTGTTGTTGCTCTTACTGAATCAGGTAACACTGCTCGTTTGATTTCTAAATATCGTCCAGAAGCTGATATCTTGGCTGTAACATTCGATGAAATTACTCAAAAATCATTGATGCTTAACTGGGGTGTTATTCCAGTAGTTACTGAAAAACCAAGCTCAACTGATGATATGTTTGATGTTGCTGAAAAAGTTGCATTGGAATCAGGTCTTGTAGAATCTGGTGATAACATTGTTATCGTTGCTGGTGTTCCAGTAGGTACAGGTGGTACAAACACTATGCGTATCCGCACAGTAAAATAA
- the pfkA gene encoding 6-phosphofructokinase has product MKRIAVLTSGGDAPGMNAAARAVVLKAISEGIEVFGINRGYAGMVEGDIFQLDAKGVDNILSRGGTFLQSARYPEFAQLEGQLKGIEQLKKHGIEGVVVIGGDGSYHGAMRLTEHGFPAVGLPGTIDNDIVGTDYTIGFDTAVATATEAIDKIQDTAFSHGRTFVVEVMGRNAGDIALWAGIASGADQIIVPEEEYDINEVVRKVKEGYESGAKTHHVIVVAEGVMGAEEFAAKMKEAGDTSDLRATNIGHVVRGGSPTARDRVLASWMGAHAVDLLKQGIGGVAVGIHNEELVESPILGTAEEGALFSLTKDGKIIVNNPHKARLDFADLNRSLSNLS; this is encoded by the coding sequence ATGAAACGTATTGCTGTTTTAACTAGTGGTGGAGATGCCCCTGGTATGAACGCTGCCGCTCGTGCAGTTGTTCTCAAAGCAATTTCTGAAGGAATTGAGGTCTTCGGCATTAACCGTGGATACGCTGGTATGGTTGAAGGAGATATCTTCCAACTTGATGCCAAAGGCGTAGACAACATCCTCAGCCGTGGTGGAACTTTCCTTCAGTCTGCTCGCTATCCTGAGTTTGCCCAACTTGAGGGTCAACTTAAAGGTATTGAGCAACTTAAAAAACATGGAATCGAAGGTGTAGTAGTTATTGGTGGAGATGGTTCTTACCATGGTGCTATGCGTTTGACTGAACATGGTTTCCCAGCTGTTGGTCTTCCAGGAACTATCGATAACGATATCGTTGGTACAGACTACACAATTGGTTTTGATACTGCTGTTGCAACAGCAACAGAAGCTATCGATAAGATTCAAGACACTGCTTTCAGTCACGGACGTACTTTTGTCGTTGAAGTTATGGGACGTAACGCTGGTGATATCGCTCTTTGGGCTGGTATTGCTTCTGGTGCAGACCAAATTATCGTACCTGAAGAAGAGTATGATATTAATGAAGTTGTACGTAAAGTTAAAGAAGGTTACGAATCAGGTGCTAAAACTCACCATGTAATCGTAGTTGCTGAAGGTGTCATGGGTGCTGAAGAATTTGCAGCTAAAATGAAAGAAGCTGGAGATACTTCAGATCTTCGTGCAACAAACATTGGACACGTGGTTCGTGGTGGTTCACCAACTGCGCGTGACCGTGTTCTTGCTTCATGGATGGGTGCACATGCGGTTGACCTCCTTAAACAAGGTATTGGTGGTGTAGCTGTTGGTATCCACAATGAAGAGCTTGTTGAAAGCCCAATCCTTGGTACAGCAGAAGAAGGAGCTTTGTTCAGTCTTACTAAAGACGGTAAAATTATCGTCAACAATCCTCACAAAGCACGTCTTGACTTTGCAGACCTTAACCGTTCATTGTCTAACTTGAGCTAA